A genomic region of Limnohabitans curvus contains the following coding sequences:
- the mltG gene encoding endolytic transglycosylase MltG produces the protein MRLIKRIFWTVLSLALLLSAVSGWWVLTPMSLSTPTVDLSIEPQTPVRGIAQAVADAGVDVQPVVLYAFFRASGQSRKLRAGSYELSQGNTPLDLLRKLSRGEESLKAISLIDGWTFRQFRAALAKAEGLKHDTQGLNDDALMAKLGMPGVAPEGRFFPDTYTYGKGTSELHVMERAAKAMNKQLAAAWKLRGPNIQLKTPEEALVLASIVEKETGRESDRTTISRVFHNRLAVGMPLQTDPTVIYGMFDNFDGNLRRADLRTDHPWNTYTRKGLPPTPIAMPGRNALKAAVQPAASNALYFVAKGDGTSYFSATLDEHNAAVNRYQRKASGQ, from the coding sequence ATGCGGCTCATCAAGCGAATCTTTTGGACGGTGTTGAGTCTGGCCCTGTTGCTGTCGGCGGTCTCTGGCTGGTGGGTGTTGACCCCCATGTCGCTGTCCACACCTACCGTGGACTTGTCCATCGAGCCACAAACGCCGGTGCGTGGCATTGCCCAAGCCGTCGCCGATGCGGGGGTGGATGTGCAGCCCGTGGTGCTGTATGCGTTTTTCCGTGCCAGTGGTCAGTCGCGCAAATTGCGCGCGGGCAGCTATGAGCTGAGCCAAGGCAACACACCGCTTGATTTGCTGCGCAAACTCAGCCGTGGCGAAGAAAGCCTCAAAGCCATCAGCCTGATTGACGGCTGGACGTTTCGCCAATTCCGCGCGGCGCTGGCCAAAGCCGAAGGCCTCAAACACGACACCCAAGGTCTGAACGATGACGCGTTGATGGCCAAGCTGGGCATGCCAGGTGTGGCGCCCGAAGGCCGCTTTTTCCCCGACACCTACACCTACGGCAAAGGCACGTCCGAGCTGCATGTGATGGAACGCGCCGCCAAGGCCATGAACAAGCAACTCGCCGCTGCGTGGAAGTTGCGTGGCCCCAACATTCAATTGAAAACGCCTGAAGAAGCCTTGGTTTTGGCCAGCATCGTTGAAAAAGAAACAGGCCGAGAGAGCGACCGCACCACCATCAGCCGCGTATTTCACAACCGTTTGGCCGTGGGCATGCCCCTGCAAACCGACCCCACCGTGATTTACGGCATGTTCGACAACTTCGATGGCAACCTGCGCCGCGCCGACCTGCGCACCGACCACCCGTGGAACACCTACACCCGCAAAGGCCTGCCACCCACGCCCATTGCCATGCCTGGACGCAACGCGCTCAAAGCCGCCGTACAACCTGCTGCCAGCAACGCGCTGTACTTTGTGGCCAAGGGTGATGGCACAAGCTACTTCAGCGCGACGCTGGATGAGCACAATGCCGCGGTCAATCGCTACCAACGCAAAGCCTCTGGACAGTGA
- a CDS encoding DNA polymerase III subunit delta': protein MTETTTPQARPVLSPWLQGQLTTLLERRGHAWLLQGPSGLGQYTLGLELARAWLCEAPTKQGACYQCRSCHAVDVRTHADLRTLMPEALALELNWPLDEKTQKDLDDKKRKPSKEIRVEAARDMVAFSQQTRSGGSTKVVFVYPAERMNHVTANTILKTLEEPPGECRFVLASEAAHQLLPTIRSRCQTHTMIWPSEAESLSWLQTQGVPAADAAVLLCAAGGRPEDALDLANAGLKAAIWAGLPKAVLRGDVGAVSDATPSQAIAMLQKLCHDLLALRTGGEPRFFMAADLPAAGTVNSLTQWSKDLMDAARTSEHPYNAGLMFEALVARAQTALRAKD, encoded by the coding sequence ATGACCGAAACCACAACACCACAAGCGAGGCCTGTGCTCAGCCCTTGGCTGCAAGGCCAACTCACCACCTTGCTCGAGCGACGCGGTCACGCATGGCTGCTGCAAGGCCCATCGGGCTTGGGCCAATACACGCTGGGCCTAGAGCTGGCCCGTGCTTGGCTGTGCGAAGCCCCAACCAAGCAGGGCGCTTGCTACCAGTGCCGCAGCTGTCACGCGGTGGATGTGCGCACCCATGCGGACCTGCGCACACTCATGCCCGAAGCCTTGGCGTTAGAGCTGAACTGGCCTCTTGACGAGAAAACCCAAAAAGACCTCGACGACAAAAAGCGCAAACCCAGCAAAGAAATTCGCGTCGAAGCTGCACGCGACATGGTGGCTTTCAGCCAGCAAACCCGCTCGGGCGGCTCGACCAAAGTGGTGTTTGTGTACCCCGCCGAGCGCATGAACCATGTGACGGCCAACACCATCCTCAAAACGCTGGAAGAGCCACCAGGCGAGTGCCGCTTTGTGCTGGCCAGCGAAGCGGCCCATCAGCTGTTACCCACGATCCGCAGCCGTTGCCAAACCCACACCATGATTTGGCCCTCCGAAGCCGAGTCATTGAGCTGGCTGCAAACCCAAGGCGTGCCCGCCGCCGATGCCGCCGTGTTGCTGTGTGCTGCGGGCGGTCGACCTGAAGATGCGCTAGACCTAGCCAATGCAGGCCTCAAAGCGGCCATTTGGGCGGGCTTACCCAAAGCCGTGCTGCGTGGGGATGTGGGCGCGGTGTCTGACGCCACGCCATCGCAGGCCATCGCCATGCTGCAAAAGCTGTGTCACGACTTACTGGCTTTGCGCACCGGCGGCGAGCCACGGTTCTTCATGGCGGCAGATTTACCGGCTGCTGGCACGGTCAACTCACTGACCCAATGGTCCAAAGACTTGATGGATGCTGCCCGCACATCTGAGCACCCGTACAACGCAGGCTTGATGTTTGAAGCCTTGGTGGCGCGTGCGCAAACGGCCCTGCGCGCCAAAGACTAA
- a CDS encoding ankyrin repeat domain-containing protein — translation MRNCFKYFLYLYVFIGYSLSNAGSYDDFISALHFDKPEVIEKLLARGFDPNTPNEKGIPGLLVALQSESPKSALVLAKHPQTQVNVQNHLGETPLMLAAIHNQLALAKLLIDRGADVNRAGWTPLHYASTRGHRDMMRLLLDNDAYIDSESANGTTPLMMAAYSAPPLAVKLLLEEGADPTLVNHGNATALDLALRGDHQQSAFYIRAFIESWYIQNPIKE, via the coding sequence ATGAGAAATTGCTTTAAGTATTTTCTTTATCTATATGTTTTTATTGGATATTCTTTATCCAATGCAGGTTCGTATGATGACTTCATCTCGGCACTTCATTTTGACAAGCCAGAAGTCATCGAAAAGCTACTGGCCCGTGGTTTTGATCCCAATACACCCAACGAGAAAGGCATTCCTGGCTTGCTGGTTGCGCTTCAATCTGAGTCACCCAAGTCTGCGCTGGTTTTAGCAAAACACCCGCAAACGCAAGTCAATGTGCAAAACCACCTGGGCGAAACCCCCTTGATGCTGGCGGCCATCCATAACCAACTGGCGCTGGCCAAGCTGCTGATTGACCGCGGTGCCGATGTGAACCGAGCAGGCTGGACGCCGCTGCATTACGCCTCTACCCGTGGTCACCGCGACATGATGCGTTTGCTACTAGACAACGATGCCTACATTGATAGCGAATCCGCCAACGGCACCACACCGTTGATGATGGCGGCTTATTCAGCACCACCGTTGGCCGTGAAGTTGCTGCTGGAAGAGGGGGCCGACCCAACTTTGGTCAATCACGGCAATGCCACAGCCTTGGACTTGGCTTTGAGGGGTGACCACCAACAAAGCGCGTTCTACATTCGCGCATTCATTGAATCTTGGTATATCCAAAATCCAATCAAAGAATAG
- the tmk gene encoding dTMP kinase, giving the protein MTKTGLFISFEGIDGAGKSTHIDGLAAAFKAQGRQVTLTREPGGTPLAEKLREMVLHDAMDSLTEALLIFAARRDHLHHVIEPALARGDVVLCDRFTDATFAYQGSGRGFDLGVLQQLEQWVQAIPADAVSPSSNGLRQPDVTVWFELDPAIAAVRLAGARVPDRFEAQPVEFFQKVSDGYAARAQADAQRFVRLDAAQTREAVWQQLHQNFVQRGWLSET; this is encoded by the coding sequence ATGACAAAAACAGGTCTGTTCATCAGTTTTGAAGGCATCGATGGTGCGGGCAAATCCACGCACATCGATGGCTTGGCCGCAGCGTTCAAAGCGCAAGGCCGCCAAGTCACGCTCACCCGCGAGCCCGGTGGCACGCCTTTGGCCGAAAAGCTGCGTGAGATGGTGCTGCACGACGCGATGGATTCGCTGACCGAAGCCTTGCTGATCTTTGCGGCCCGCCGCGACCATTTACACCACGTGATTGAGCCCGCTTTGGCACGTGGCGATGTGGTGCTGTGTGACCGCTTCACGGACGCCACGTTTGCCTATCAAGGCAGTGGCCGTGGCTTTGATTTAGGTGTGTTGCAACAGCTTGAGCAATGGGTACAGGCGATTCCCGCTGACGCAGTCAGCCCTTCAAGCAATGGCTTGCGTCAACCCGATGTGACCGTTTGGTTTGAGCTTGACCCAGCCATCGCCGCCGTGCGCCTGGCCGGTGCCCGCGTGCCCGATCGCTTTGAGGCGCAGCCCGTTGAGTTCTTCCAAAAAGTGTCGGACGGCTATGCCGCCCGCGCCCAAGCCGATGCACAGCGCTTTGTGCGCCTAGACGCCGCTCAAACCCGTGAAGCCGTGTGGCAGCAACTGCACCAGAACTTTGTGCAGCGCGGCTGGCTGAGCGAGACTTGA
- a CDS encoding TatD family hydrolase has translation MFTDSHCHLNFPELAENIHTIRDDMAKAQVTRALVISTTLERFPEVHGLATQFDNFWATVGVHPDNEGVQEPTLDDLLTRAKLPKVVGIGETGLDYFRLGERTVADMEWQRNRFRIHIQAAQQTQLPLVIHTRSSSADTVAILKEQGEDGSAGSAGGVFHCFTETADVARAGLDLGLYISFSGILTFKNAQDLRDVAKFVPMNRILIETDSPYLAPVPHRGKTNNPSYVPFVAKQIAEIKGMSVEAVAEATSRNFDQLFSAVLK, from the coding sequence ATGTTCACCGATTCCCATTGCCACCTGAATTTTCCAGAGCTGGCCGAAAACATCCACACTATCCGCGACGACATGGCCAAAGCCCAAGTCACGCGCGCCTTGGTCATCAGCACCACACTCGAGCGCTTTCCTGAAGTGCATGGCCTCGCCACGCAGTTCGACAACTTCTGGGCTACCGTGGGCGTGCACCCCGACAACGAAGGCGTGCAAGAACCCACGCTCGACGACCTGCTGACCCGCGCCAAATTGCCCAAAGTGGTGGGCATTGGTGAAACCGGCCTCGACTATTTCCGCTTGGGCGAGCGCACCGTGGCCGACATGGAATGGCAACGCAACCGCTTTCGCATCCACATCCAGGCCGCGCAGCAAACCCAGCTGCCTTTGGTCATCCACACCCGCAGCTCGTCGGCAGATACCGTGGCGATTTTGAAAGAGCAGGGCGAAGACGGCTCCGCAGGCAGTGCAGGGGGCGTGTTTCACTGCTTCACCGAAACCGCCGACGTGGCCCGTGCCGGCTTGGACCTCGGGCTGTACATCTCGTTTTCAGGCATCTTGACCTTCAAAAATGCCCAAGACTTGCGCGATGTAGCGAAGTTTGTCCCCATGAACCGCATCTTGATCGAGACCGACAGCCCGTATTTGGCGCCTGTGCCGCACCGTGGCAAGACCAACAACCCGTCTTATGTGCCGTTTGTGGCGAAGCAGATTGCCGAGATCAAAGGCATGTCCGTGGAAGCCGTGGCCGAAGCCACCAGCCGCAATTTTGACCAACTTTTCAGTGCTGTTTTAAAATGA
- a CDS encoding YgfZ/GcvT domain-containing protein, with protein sequence MSLNDFSTSAPLNGIAPVPHLGVIRAAGADAASFLHNQLTNDVLLMKDGQCRLAAFCNAKGRMQASFVVYKRSAEEVLLICRKDLMAQTVKRLSMFVLRAKAKLSDASDEFQLLGLVGDTVASVLGNAAATSPAPWQRFVLNAGESPSADVLTLYPALGQPRAFWLAPKDVAAPTGPALSADLWQVGEVMSGIAWVELATFEAFVPQMLNYESVDGVNFKKGCYPGQEIVARSQFRGTLKRRAFIAQSATPLAAGQEVFSSLDATQPCGLVAQAASDGASHVAVLELQLSATESSSLHLGAADGPRLNLLPLPYTLRDDI encoded by the coding sequence ATGTCTTTGAACGATTTTTCCACCTCCGCGCCTTTGAACGGCATTGCACCTGTGCCCCACCTTGGCGTCATCCGCGCTGCAGGTGCAGACGCAGCCAGCTTTTTGCACAACCAGCTCACCAACGATGTGCTGTTGATGAAAGACGGCCAATGCCGCTTGGCCGCCTTTTGCAACGCCAAAGGCCGCATGCAAGCGAGCTTTGTGGTTTACAAACGTTCAGCCGAAGAAGTGCTGCTGATTTGCCGCAAAGATCTGATGGCCCAAACCGTCAAACGCTTGTCGATGTTTGTGCTGCGTGCCAAAGCCAAGCTGAGCGATGCCAGCGATGAGTTTCAGTTGTTGGGTTTGGTTGGGGACACTGTTGCATCGGTCCTTGGCAACGCAGCAGCCACGTCACCGGCCCCATGGCAACGATTTGTCCTCAACGCAGGTGAATCGCCCAGTGCAGATGTGCTGACCCTCTACCCTGCCCTTGGCCAACCCCGCGCCTTTTGGCTTGCCCCCAAAGACGTGGCAGCGCCAACAGGCCCAGCCCTCAGCGCAGACCTGTGGCAAGTGGGTGAAGTGATGAGCGGCATTGCATGGGTCGAGCTGGCGACCTTCGAAGCCTTTGTGCCGCAGATGCTCAACTACGAATCAGTCGATGGCGTGAACTTCAAAAAAGGTTGCTACCCCGGCCAAGAAATCGTGGCGCGCAGCCAATTCCGTGGCACCTTGAAACGCCGTGCGTTTATTGCGCAAAGTGCCACCCCGTTGGCCGCTGGCCAAGAAGTGTTTTCCAGCTTGGATGCCACGCAGCCTTGTGGTCTGGTGGCGCAAGCGGCCAGCGATGGTGCGAGCCATGTGGCGGTGCTTGAGCTGCAACTCAGTGCCACTGAAAGCAGCAGCTTGCATTTGGGTGCGGCAGATGGCCCACGGCTGAACCTGTTGCCATTGCCTTATACGCTGCGCGACGACATTTGA
- a CDS encoding LD-carboxypeptidase, with amino-acid sequence MAHIYIYSPSGAVRDKAAFKRGVARLKKLGHEVELDADALSSHTRFAGDDATRLAAIHRAADSGANVALISRGGYGLTRILPGIKYKQVAKAIAKGTQFVGLSDFTAFQNALLAKTGAVTWAGPALGEDFGAEQPDDIMEACFDDMVSGQGEGAGWHFSTACATANAKRRSGVWAHDAVLWGGNLAVLVSLLGTPYFPQIKNGVLFLEDVGEHPYRIERMLTQLLHAGVLAHQKAIVLGQFNNYKLTPHDKGFKLQSVIDWLRTQIKAPVLTDLPFGHVPTKLCLPVGQKIDLVVEDRDALLLWAHTDH; translated from the coding sequence ATGGCTCACATTTACATCTATTCCCCCAGCGGCGCGGTGCGCGACAAAGCAGCTTTCAAACGAGGCGTCGCACGTCTGAAAAAACTCGGTCACGAGGTCGAACTCGATGCAGACGCACTCAGCAGCCACACCCGTTTTGCCGGTGACGATGCCACCCGTTTGGCTGCCATTCACCGCGCGGCAGACAGCGGCGCCAATGTGGCCTTGATTTCTCGTGGTGGCTACGGCCTCACACGCATCTTGCCCGGCATCAAATACAAGCAAGTGGCCAAAGCCATTGCCAAAGGCACGCAGTTTGTGGGCTTGAGCGACTTCACGGCTTTCCAAAACGCGCTATTGGCGAAAACTGGTGCCGTCACTTGGGCTGGCCCTGCATTGGGTGAAGACTTTGGTGCAGAACAACCCGACGACATCATGGAAGCCTGTTTTGACGACATGGTCAGTGGGCAGGGTGAGGGCGCAGGTTGGCATTTCTCTACCGCGTGCGCCACGGCTAACGCCAAGCGCCGCTCCGGCGTGTGGGCGCACGATGCGGTGCTGTGGGGTGGTAACTTGGCTGTGTTGGTTTCATTGCTCGGCACGCCCTATTTCCCGCAGATCAAAAACGGCGTGTTGTTTCTTGAGGATGTGGGCGAACACCCGTACCGCATTGAGCGCATGCTCACGCAGTTGTTGCACGCCGGTGTGTTGGCCCATCAAAAAGCAATTGTGTTGGGGCAATTCAACAATTACAAACTCACGCCGCACGACAAAGGCTTCAAGCTGCAAAGCGTGATCGATTGGTTGCGCACGCAAATCAAAGCGCCGGTGTTGACCGATTTGCCGTTCGGGCACGTGCCAACCAAGCTGTGCTTGCCTGTGGGCCAAAAGATTGATCTGGTCGTGGAAGACCGTGATGCGTTGCTGCTTTGGGCGCATACAGACCATTAA